The genomic region CGAACACGATCACGGACACGATGTCTTTCACGTATCCGTGCGTTCATGAACAGCAGGCTATTGGATTGAGCTGGAAAAAACAAACCCGAGTGTCATACGACTACCGAATCCTCGTGCGTCCGCAGAAAATTCTCCCACGCCGCCCGTGATGGCGCGACTTTTTCTTGTAATCGTTGTTTGCCGCTTTCGCTGATCGGCGTGAAATTGATCGCGGCTTGGACGTTTTGTTCGAGCGGCGCTAGTTGTTCGCAGCCGATGATGACGCTGGCGACGGGCTGGCTTAAGTTGAATTGTAAAAGTTCAGCAGGTGAAGCGCGGCCCGCGCCGCCGCCGACTAACAATCCTTGGCCCATGACTTTCATCGACAGGATGCCGAGATTTTTCTGCAACGCTACCGGCAAGGCGGACTGCTCGAAGGCGGGGATCGGTTCCATCTTGCGCGCGGCTATTGGGTTTGCCGATTGGGCGGCGTTGAGCGCCATTAAAACCGTGTCGAAGTCGTGGCGGCGCAGCGCTTCGGCCATGGCGGCGCCGTCGTTGTGGCCGGTGATGCCGATGAAGCGGACGACCTTCTGCGCTTTCAATTGCTGCACTGCGCCGAACACGCCGTTGGCGCTACCGATGCGCTCTAGGTCGTTAAGATCGCTGAGGCCGTGGATTTGAATTAAATCAATGTAATCGGTTTGCAGGAACTTTAAACTCGCTTCCACCGAGCGCAACGCGCCGTCGCGATCGCGCGGGTCGATTTTTGTCGCGAGGAACAGTTCTTTGCGGCGTTTTTTAGAAAACTCGCCGAGACGTTTTTCGCTCAGTCTTTCTACCGGCCGCCTCGTGTAGGAACCGGCGGTGTCGAAGTAGTTGATGCCGAGGGTTAAGGCGCGTTCCAGCAGCGCCTGGGCGGCGCTTTCATCTTCGATGGAGCAGAAGCGCGAGCCGGAGCCGAAGCCGATACAGGAAATCATCTCGCCGGTTTTGCCGAGACGGCGT from Deltaproteobacteria bacterium harbors:
- a CDS encoding aldo/keto reductase; amino-acid sequence: MKSHWTRREFLQSTTAAVMLGTAKKAMGAATSALPKRRLGKTGEMISCIGFGSGSRFCSIEDESAAQALLERALTLGINYFDTAGSYTRRPVERLSEKRLGEFSKKRRKELFLATKIDPRDRDGALRSVEASLKFLQTDYIDLIQIHGLSDLNDLERIGSANGVFGAVQQLKAQKVVRFIGITGHNDGAAMAEALRRHDFDTVLMALNAAQSANPIAARKMEPIPAFEQSALPVALQKNLGILSMKVMGQGLLVGGGAGRASPAELLQFNLSQPVASVIIGCEQLAPLEQNVQAAINFTPISESGKQRLQEKVAPSRAAWENFLRTHEDSVVV